In Moorella sp. Hama-1, a single genomic region encodes these proteins:
- a CDS encoding ferritin-like domain-containing protein, translated as MTIDHIINLLNLDLSWEYAAMIQYIQHASLLTGPEYFAIIDEELQHAQAEHEHAVRISDKIQYLGGFPTVSVQEIKTSLSNVEMLRQDLQAEYDALNRYLQRIEQLEALKLYDVAQVIREIALVEQEHIIDLEKSLGIQKVRR; from the coding sequence ATGACAATTGACCATATAATTAACCTGCTGAACCTGGATCTCTCCTGGGAATACGCCGCCATGATCCAGTACATCCAGCACGCCAGCCTGCTGACCGGGCCGGAGTACTTCGCCATTATCGATGAGGAGCTCCAGCATGCCCAGGCCGAGCACGAGCACGCTGTGAGAATTAGCGATAAGATCCAGTACCTGGGGGGATTCCCGACGGTTAGTGTCCAGGAGATTAAGACCTCCCTCAGTAACGTAGAGATGCTTCGCCAGGATCTCCAGGCTGAATATGACGCTTTGAACCGTTATCTCCAGCGCATTGAACAACTGGAAGCCCTGAAACTCTACGATGTCGCCCAGGTCATCCGCGAGATCGCCCTGGTAGAACAGGAGCATATTATTGATCTGGAAAAGTCCCTGGGTATCCAGAAAGTCAGGCGTTAA
- a CDS encoding ribonuclease H-like YkuK family protein: MYFTSPTRGRLTEDEMFIDMMQFVDANPEANYKIIIGSDSQARVRTCFVTAVIVHQVGRGARYYYRKKYQRKITSLRQKIFYETALSLETASFIAQKLAANGHADLNLEIHLDIGPNGETKELIREIVGMVVGSGFAAKIKPYSCGASKVADKYTKSV, translated from the coding sequence GTGTATTTTACCAGTCCTACCAGGGGTCGCCTGACGGAAGACGAGATGTTTATCGATATGATGCAGTTCGTTGATGCCAACCCGGAGGCCAATTATAAGATCATCATCGGCTCGGATTCCCAGGCCCGGGTACGCACCTGTTTCGTCACGGCCGTCATTGTGCACCAGGTGGGCCGGGGGGCCCGTTATTACTACCGGAAAAAGTACCAGCGCAAAATTACCTCCCTGCGCCAGAAGATCTTTTACGAAACGGCCCTCAGCCTGGAGACGGCCAGCTTTATCGCCCAGAAGCTGGCGGCCAACGGTCACGCCGACCTGAACCTGGAGATTCACCTGGATATCGGTCCCAATGGTGAGACTAAGGAGCTAATCCGGGAGATAGTCGGCATGGTGGTGGGCAGCGGTTTCGCCGCCAAGATTAAACCTTACTCCTGTGGTGCCTCCAAGGTAGCTGACAAATATACCAAGAGCGTTTAG
- a CDS encoding electron transfer flavoprotein subunit alpha/FixB family protein, giving the protein MTATANGEYRGVWVFIEQVNGEPAPVSWELLGVGRQLADTLEVELAGVLLGQGVAGLAREAWAYGADRVYLVEDAILGPYRTAPYARALVELVKGYKPEILLLGATSLGRDLSGAVATALETGLTADCTGLHIDPETRLLEQTRPAFGGNVMATILCRHHRPQMATVRPRVMPLPRRQEDRQGKLVRVTVPFAGEEAGVQVVEIIAEPGKAVYLDRAEIIVAGGRGLGSRENLHLLEELAGVLGGTLGASRAAVEAGWLPPEYQVGQTGTTVRPKVYFAIGISGAIQHLVGMQTADVIVAINQDPEAPIFKVATYGIIGDFLEVVPALTEEFRRQLAGCPA; this is encoded by the coding sequence CTGACTGCAACCGCCAATGGCGAATATCGCGGTGTCTGGGTCTTCATCGAACAGGTCAACGGCGAGCCGGCCCCGGTTTCCTGGGAGCTGCTGGGGGTCGGGCGGCAGCTGGCCGACACCCTGGAGGTAGAACTTGCCGGTGTCCTGTTGGGACAGGGGGTGGCCGGTCTGGCCAGGGAAGCCTGGGCCTATGGCGCTGACAGGGTTTACCTGGTAGAGGATGCCATCCTGGGACCCTACCGTACCGCCCCCTACGCCCGGGCCCTGGTGGAGCTGGTCAAAGGTTATAAACCGGAGATTCTTCTCCTGGGGGCCACCAGCCTGGGCCGGGACCTCTCGGGAGCGGTGGCCACGGCCCTGGAGACCGGCCTCACGGCTGATTGTACTGGCCTCCATATTGACCCCGAAACCCGTCTGCTGGAACAGACCCGGCCGGCCTTCGGTGGTAATGTCATGGCCACTATCCTCTGCCGCCACCACCGGCCCCAGATGGCGACCGTCCGGCCGCGGGTCATGCCCCTGCCTCGCCGCCAGGAGGACCGCCAGGGGAAGCTGGTGCGGGTGACTGTACCCTTTGCAGGGGAAGAGGCCGGAGTCCAGGTAGTGGAGATTATCGCTGAGCCCGGGAAGGCCGTTTACCTGGACCGGGCCGAGATTATCGTGGCCGGCGGCCGTGGGCTGGGGTCCAGAGAAAACCTGCACCTTCTGGAAGAGCTGGCCGGCGTCCTGGGGGGCACCCTGGGGGCCTCCCGGGCGGCCGTGGAGGCCGGCTGGCTACCACCCGAGTACCAGGTGGGCCAGACGGGAACCACCGTCCGGCCGAAGGTCTATTTCGCCATTGGTATTTCCGGGGCCATCCAGCACCTGGTCGGCATGCAGACTGCCGACGTGATTGTGGCGATCAATCAGGACCCGGAGGCCCCCATTTTTAAGGTGGCCACCTATGGTATTATCGGCGACTTCCTGGAGGTAGTACCTGCCCTGACGGAGGAGTTCCGGCGGCAGCTGGCCGGGTGCCCGGCTTGA
- a CDS encoding ferredoxin family protein codes for MRLEDKLFLNRYQTDKHPHLYIKDREVCRHCEGKPCTFICPARVYVWNEQEERIETAYEGCVECGTCRYGCAHDNIDWRNPRGGFGILYKYG; via the coding sequence ATGCGCCTGGAAGATAAACTTTTTCTCAATCGCTACCAGACGGACAAACACCCGCACTTGTATATTAAGGACCGGGAGGTCTGCCGCCACTGTGAGGGCAAGCCCTGTACCTTTATCTGCCCGGCCCGGGTCTACGTCTGGAATGAGCAGGAGGAGCGTATTGAGACCGCCTATGAAGGCTGCGTGGAGTGCGGCACCTGCCGGTATGGCTGTGCCCATGATAATATCGACTGGCGCAACCCCCGCGGCGGTTTCGGTATTCTCTATAAGTACGGGTAG
- a CDS encoding Veg family protein, whose product MATIREDLESRVGQKVKLRANRGRKKILERTGVLEKTYPNIFIIRLEEQKCPERRISFSYTDVLTNTVELMVEGDCGDKKLGAKL is encoded by the coding sequence TTGGCAACCATCAGGGAGGATCTGGAATCCCGCGTCGGTCAGAAGGTAAAACTACGGGCCAACCGGGGCCGTAAAAAGATCCTGGAACGGACCGGGGTCCTGGAAAAGACTTACCCTAATATCTTTATTATTCGCCTGGAAGAGCAGAAATGCCCGGAACGCCGTATCTCCTTCAGTTATACTGACGTTCTTACTAATACGGTGGAACTGATGGTGGAAGGCGATTGTGGCGATAAAAAGCTTGGCGCCAAACTTTAA
- the yabG gene encoding sporulation peptidase YabG — protein sequence MDQIKPGDIVARKSYQKDIFFKVKSLTITDTGTTTAILRGLDVRLVADAPLEDLELQPAEEVLRYRHDDIQRHNGCIRRILQRRAAEKAALLTRSEEITIKEKPADKEAQPGDFFEVPGRVLHLDGDEEYLDKCLHAYEQLKVPAHGAYLSEEQQAAKVKELLQEYTPDILVLTGHDGLVRDKKDFGDLDSYRHSKHFVAAVKAARAVRPGHDDLVIFAGACQSHYEALLKAGATFASSPLRVLIHAYDPVFIVERVAYTSIEKTMAPAEIIKDTITGTEGVGGVEIKGKLRLGYPSSPY from the coding sequence GTGGATCAAATCAAGCCCGGTGATATTGTGGCACGTAAATCCTACCAGAAGGATATATTTTTCAAAGTCAAGTCCCTGACGATCACGGATACGGGAACGACGACGGCCATTTTAAGGGGCCTGGATGTACGGCTGGTGGCTGATGCTCCCCTTGAAGATCTGGAACTGCAGCCGGCGGAAGAGGTGTTGCGTTATCGCCATGACGATATTCAACGGCATAACGGATGTATCCGGCGCATCCTGCAGCGCCGGGCCGCGGAGAAGGCAGCTCTCCTTACCCGCAGCGAGGAAATAACTATAAAGGAAAAGCCGGCGGATAAGGAGGCACAGCCGGGGGATTTTTTTGAGGTCCCGGGCCGGGTGCTGCACCTGGATGGCGATGAAGAATACCTGGATAAGTGTCTTCACGCCTACGAACAGTTAAAAGTCCCGGCCCACGGCGCTTATCTTTCCGAAGAGCAGCAGGCGGCTAAAGTAAAGGAGCTATTACAGGAGTATACCCCGGATATCCTGGTCCTGACGGGCCACGACGGCCTGGTCCGGGATAAGAAGGATTTTGGCGACCTGGACAGCTACCGGCATTCCAAGCACTTTGTAGCTGCGGTCAAGGCAGCCCGGGCGGTACGACCCGGTCATGATGATCTGGTTATCTTTGCCGGCGCCTGCCAATCCCATTATGAAGCCCTCCTGAAGGCCGGAGCAACCTTTGCCAGTTCCCCCCTACGGGTTTTAATCCACGCCTACGACCCCGTTTTTATTGTCGAGCGGGTGGCCTACACCTCCATTGAGAAGACCATGGCCCCGGCGGAAATAATTAAAGATACCATTACCGGTACTGAGGGTGTTGGTGGAGTAGAGATTAAAGGTAAACTACGTCTCGGGTATCCCAGTTCGCCTTATTAA
- a CDS encoding electron transfer flavoprotein subunit beta/FixA family protein has product MQMVVCVKQVPDTTEVRIDPRTNTLVRAGVPAIINPFDAHAVEAAVQLKERYGGRVTALSMGPPQATEVLRRALGMGADRAILLSDRAFAGSDTLATSYILAAAIRTIDRETPVDLVFCGKQAIDGDTAQVGPGIATRLGFTQLTYVMAIDSVDLGGRQIQVQRKLEGKREVVRGRLPALVTVVKDLNELRYASLPALIQAARAEIVTWNKDNLAIDPAHLGLKGSPTSVRRIFAPPERPGGELIPGDPRQAAATLVAKLVLTKIIADK; this is encoded by the coding sequence TTGCAAATGGTAGTCTGCGTCAAACAGGTGCCGGATACAACGGAGGTACGCATCGATCCCCGCACCAATACCCTGGTCCGGGCCGGCGTGCCGGCCATTATCAATCCCTTTGACGCCCATGCCGTCGAGGCAGCGGTCCAGCTGAAAGAACGGTATGGCGGCCGGGTAACGGCCTTGTCCATGGGTCCGCCCCAGGCCACCGAGGTCCTGCGGCGCGCCCTGGGTATGGGTGCCGATCGGGCCATCCTCCTGAGTGATCGGGCCTTTGCCGGTTCTGATACCCTGGCTACCAGCTATATCCTGGCGGCAGCCATTAGAACCATCGACCGGGAAACCCCGGTGGATCTGGTCTTCTGCGGCAAACAGGCTATCGACGGTGATACGGCCCAGGTCGGGCCGGGTATTGCCACCCGCCTGGGATTCACCCAGCTAACCTACGTCATGGCCATTGACAGCGTAGATCTAGGGGGGCGGCAGATCCAGGTCCAGCGCAAGCTGGAGGGGAAACGGGAGGTTGTCCGGGGCCGCCTGCCGGCCCTGGTGACGGTGGTCAAGGATTTGAATGAACTCCGTTATGCTTCTCTGCCGGCCCTGATCCAGGCCGCCCGGGCGGAGATCGTCACCTGGAATAAAGATAACCTGGCCATCGACCCGGCGCACCTGGGCCTGAAGGGTTCACCCACCTCGGTCCGGCGTATCTTTGCCCCGCCGGAACGGCCGGGTGGGGAGCTTATCCCCGGTGACCCCCGCCAGGCGGCGGCCACCCTGGTGGCCAAACTGGTCCTGACAAAGATTATTGCGGATAAGTAG
- a CDS encoding glycosyltransferase gives MFAAVIPACNEAGRLLEVIKNLWPLPLGLLILVLNGCQDATLAEVLTLPEPRIKTILFTEALGPDVPRAIGSLYALEQGARGVLFVDGDMIGNIGATMQRLLEALSAGTDLALCNCYPGRKPRSPLAETVLFYRGLLNKELGFWPSINDATPSHGPHAISRRLLLNVPPVDLVVPPLTLVHARRTGCRVAVAVELEHIYLGSRQRPHPHAATMATTLIGDCIQALRVARGEPPGRSLGGCNYLGYDTLRRRDILAEVLSGRRPLVVISGYHNAPTLSTIW, from the coding sequence TTGTTTGCCGCCGTCATCCCCGCCTGCAATGAAGCCGGGCGGCTGCTCGAGGTAATTAAAAACCTGTGGCCCCTGCCCTTGGGGCTTTTGATCCTGGTACTCAACGGCTGCCAGGACGCGACCCTGGCTGAGGTTTTGACCCTGCCGGAACCGCGGATTAAGACTATCCTGTTCACCGAGGCCCTGGGACCGGATGTTCCCCGGGCTATCGGTAGCCTGTATGCCCTGGAGCAGGGGGCCAGGGGTGTCCTTTTTGTGGACGGCGATATGATAGGTAACATCGGCGCGACAATGCAGCGTCTCCTGGAAGCCCTGTCTGCAGGCACGGATCTGGCCCTTTGCAACTGCTACCCCGGGCGCAAACCCCGTTCTCCCCTGGCCGAAACAGTTCTTTTTTATCGTGGTTTGCTGAATAAAGAGCTGGGATTTTGGCCCAGCATCAATGATGCTACCCCTTCCCACGGGCCCCACGCTATCTCCCGCCGCTTACTCCTGAACGTCCCCCCGGTTGACCTGGTCGTACCTCCCCTGACCCTGGTCCATGCTCGCCGTACCGGCTGCCGGGTGGCTGTGGCCGTCGAGCTGGAACATATCTACCTGGGTTCACGCCAGCGCCCCCATCCCCATGCCGCTACCATGGCTACGACTCTCATTGGTGACTGTATCCAGGCCCTCAGAGTTGCCCGGGGAGAACCCCCCGGACGTTCCCTGGGTGGGTGTAATTACCTAGGCTACGACACCCTCCGCCGGCGCGACATCCTGGCCGAAGTTCTTTCTGGCCGGCGGCCCCTGGTTGTGATTTCTGGTTACCATAATGCACCAACCTTGTCAACTATTTGGTAA
- a CDS encoding FAD-dependent oxidoreductase, whose translation MAERFEVAVVGAGPAGLAAALTLARAGVEVIIFERGEHPGSKNIMGGVLYRHPTEAVVPEFYHQAPLERPVVEQRLWLLTAEAALTLGYKDQVFAGEPYNAFTVLRARFDRWLAEQAVAAGAVLINETVIEDLLWKEDRVIGVRAGREGGDVRAGVVILAEGANSLLTQKAGLKRDGISTNQLAVAVKEIIALPREKIEDRFNLEEGQGCTIELLGEATKGMMGTAFIYTNKDSLSVGVGVLLSSLVRRRLNPNDLLEHLKSHPMVRPLLAGGESKEYQGHLIPEGGYQAVPQLYGNGVLVTGDAAMLVNGIHREGANLALTSGLLAAQTILAAREKGDYSAANLAPYRQALEESFVLKDLRKYQRAPFFFDQNPHFFTLYPELLSRAAREFLTVDNVPKREKQNRILREVTAARSRFQIARDLYSFWRVMG comes from the coding sequence ATGGCTGAAAGGTTTGAGGTCGCAGTTGTCGGCGCGGGACCGGCCGGCCTGGCGGCGGCCCTAACCCTGGCCCGGGCCGGGGTAGAGGTCATTATCTTTGAACGCGGGGAGCACCCGGGCAGCAAAAATATCATGGGGGGCGTCCTCTATCGCCACCCTACAGAAGCTGTAGTTCCCGAGTTTTATCACCAGGCCCCCCTGGAACGGCCGGTGGTGGAACAGCGCCTGTGGCTCCTCACGGCAGAAGCGGCCCTGACCCTGGGTTACAAAGATCAGGTCTTCGCCGGTGAACCCTATAACGCCTTTACCGTCCTGCGGGCCCGGTTTGACCGCTGGTTGGCGGAGCAAGCGGTAGCCGCCGGGGCGGTGCTGATTAATGAAACGGTCATTGAAGACCTCCTCTGGAAGGAAGACCGGGTCATCGGGGTCCGGGCCGGCCGGGAAGGGGGCGATGTCCGGGCCGGGGTGGTCATCCTGGCCGAAGGGGCCAACTCCCTCTTGACCCAAAAGGCCGGGCTGAAGCGTGATGGCATCAGCACCAATCAGCTGGCCGTGGCTGTGAAGGAAATAATTGCCCTCCCCCGGGAGAAGATCGAGGATCGCTTCAACCTGGAAGAGGGCCAGGGCTGCACCATTGAACTCCTGGGGGAAGCCACCAAGGGCATGATGGGTACCGCCTTTATCTATACCAATAAAGACTCCCTCTCTGTGGGGGTTGGGGTCCTTCTATCGAGCCTGGTGCGCCGCCGCCTGAACCCCAATGACCTCCTGGAGCACCTCAAGTCTCACCCCATGGTCCGCCCCCTGTTGGCCGGGGGCGAGAGCAAGGAGTACCAGGGCCACCTCATCCCCGAAGGGGGTTACCAGGCCGTACCCCAACTCTATGGCAACGGCGTCCTGGTGACCGGCGATGCCGCCATGCTGGTCAACGGCATCCACCGGGAGGGCGCCAACCTGGCCCTGACCTCGGGCCTGCTGGCGGCTCAGACCATCCTGGCCGCCAGGGAGAAAGGGGACTATAGCGCGGCCAACCTGGCACCCTACCGCCAGGCCCTGGAGGAGAGCTTTGTTCTGAAAGACTTACGTAAATACCAGCGGGCGCCCTTCTTTTTTGATCAGAACCCCCATTTCTTTACCCTGTACCCGGAGCTCCTCTCCCGGGCCGCCCGGGAGTTCCTGACAGTCGATAATGTCCCCAAACGCGAGAAGCAGAACCGCATCTTGCGAGAAGTAACCGCCGCACGCAGTCGTTTCCAGATCGCCCGGGATCTCTATAGCTTCTGGAGGGTGATGGGTTGA
- a CDS encoding glycosyl hydrolase family 18 protein yields MENNWYYVPDPPGLASLRSHGGLLRYILPFWFGVTENGGLADQADAGGLAAIRSYNLPVLAIVHNYSSPQYGPLIHRLLTTTGLRQTLVQSILTLMYRWGFAGVNIDFEFIPPEDRPYLTQFMNQLGQTLRPAGFLTTISVPAELGDNPRHPFSGAFSYPELAAASDQLYLLAYDEHFASPGPIASTGFIRQVLDYAVTVIPRQKIRLGMAVYGYDWAEGARVPVTLSHSQVQDLARRVGASVYYDPNALESTFSYVEDNTPHVVWFEDVRSFSVRLGLVQEYGLPGIGVWRLGLEDPRIWELRG; encoded by the coding sequence CTGGAGAACAACTGGTATTATGTCCCCGACCCGCCCGGGCTGGCCTCCCTGCGCAGCCACGGTGGCCTGCTGCGCTATATCCTGCCCTTCTGGTTCGGGGTTACGGAGAACGGGGGCCTGGCGGACCAGGCCGACGCCGGGGGCCTGGCGGCCATCCGGAGCTACAACCTGCCGGTGCTGGCCATTGTGCATAACTACTCCAGTCCCCAGTACGGCCCCCTGATCCACAGGTTGCTGACGACGACCGGGTTGCGCCAGACCCTGGTCCAGAGCATCCTGACCCTGATGTACCGCTGGGGCTTTGCCGGGGTGAATATCGATTTTGAGTTCATCCCGCCAGAGGATCGCCCCTACCTGACTCAGTTTATGAACCAGCTGGGGCAGACCCTCAGACCGGCGGGTTTCTTAACTACCATCTCCGTACCGGCGGAACTGGGGGATAATCCCCGCCACCCCTTTTCCGGGGCCTTCAGCTACCCGGAGCTGGCCGCCGCCAGCGACCAGCTCTACCTCCTGGCCTATGACGAACACTTCGCCAGTCCCGGCCCCATTGCTTCGACAGGCTTTATCCGCCAGGTGCTGGATTATGCCGTGACGGTAATACCCCGGCAAAAGATCCGCCTGGGTATGGCTGTCTACGGCTATGACTGGGCTGAAGGGGCCCGGGTGCCGGTGACCCTGTCCCACAGCCAGGTCCAGGACCTGGCCCGGCGGGTCGGGGCCAGCGTCTACTACGACCCTAACGCCCTGGAATCGACCTTCAGCTATGTCGAGGATAATACCCCCCACGTGGTCTGGTTTGAGGACGTACGCAGCTTTAGCGTCCGTCTGGGGCTGGTCCAGGAATACGGCCTCCCGGGAATCGGTGTCTGGCGCCTGGGTCTGGAAGACCCGCGTATCTGGGAACTCAGGGGGTAA
- a CDS encoding LysM peptidoglycan-binding domain-containing protein — protein MAIIRKDHTRWRLFLLVTFLLTGLLAFAGTAAAATYTVQPGDTLYLIGQRFGISAWELQKDNNLDSTWIYPGQTLKVPDQGSSTYVVQPGDTLFLIGQRYGLSASQLMAANGLSSDVIYPGQTLRLPGGSQAPTASRGTSPGYSSSDLDLLAHLVYGEARGEPYAGQVAVAAVAINRTRDGRFPTTINGVIYDVDAFTSVNDGQFYLEPDATAYKAAREALRGYDPSGGALYFWNPAEVPAGSWVWTRTIITTIGNHVFAR, from the coding sequence ATGGCAATAATTAGGAAAGACCATACCCGCTGGCGGTTGTTCCTATTGGTTACCTTCCTGCTAACCGGACTCCTGGCCTTCGCCGGTACAGCCGCCGCAGCCACCTATACCGTCCAACCTGGTGATACCCTGTACCTCATAGGCCAGCGCTTCGGCATCAGCGCCTGGGAATTACAGAAAGACAACAATCTGGACAGCACCTGGATCTATCCGGGACAAACCCTCAAGGTTCCCGACCAGGGCAGCAGTACTTATGTCGTCCAGCCCGGCGATACCCTTTTCCTCATCGGCCAGCGTTATGGCCTATCGGCCAGCCAGCTGATGGCGGCCAACGGCTTATCCAGTGATGTTATTTATCCCGGCCAGACCCTCCGCCTGCCTGGTGGTAGCCAGGCACCCACTGCTTCCAGGGGTACAAGCCCCGGCTATAGCTCCAGCGACCTGGATTTGCTGGCCCACCTGGTCTATGGCGAAGCCCGGGGTGAGCCCTATGCCGGGCAGGTAGCCGTAGCCGCCGTGGCTATTAACCGTACCCGGGACGGCCGTTTCCCGACGACCATTAACGGGGTCATCTATGACGTCGACGCCTTTACCTCGGTGAACGACGGTCAATTCTACCTCGAGCCCGACGCTACGGCCTACAAGGCAGCCCGGGAGGCCCTGCGGGGTTACGACCCCAGTGGCGGTGCCCTTTATTTCTGGAATCCGGCCGAAGTGCCGGCCGGCTCCTGGGTCTGGACGCGGACCATAATTACCACCATCGGCAACCATGTCTTTGCCCGGTAG